The Candidatus Acidiferrales bacterium sequence TAAGTCATTGCCGCCGGACAAGCTGGAATTGGCCGCAGATTATATTCATCGTCTTAAGCGGATCAGCCAGGAAGAACGGCGAGCTATTCTCGCCCGCACGGCTGGAAGCCTCTCGCAGGAAACCGCCGACGAGATGGAGAAAGCTATCGAGGAAGGCTGCGAAAGGGTCGATGAAAGCCACTGGTAGCGCCCTCCTGGATACCAACGTCGTAGTTGCCCATCTTCGCCGTGACCCCGATTTAACTGCGCGCCTCGCCGAAGTTACCATTTACCTGCCATGGGTGGTGCTGGGCGAACTCCACTACGGCGCGCAAAGAGCACAACGGCGCGAGGAAGCGGTTACTCAGGTCCGCGACTTTCTGCGAATTGCCGTCCTTCTGTTGCCCGACGAAAACACCGCTGAGCACTACGGCCAACTCAAAGCCGAACTGGTTCAGGCCGGCACCCTCATTCCGGATAATGATCTATGGATCGCAGCGTTGGCTCGTGAGTTTGATTTGCCATTGGCGACCAGGGATCGCCATTTCACAGTGGTTCCGCGATTGAAGACGCTCTCCTGGTAGGGCCGAGCCAGCTTGCACGGCCGAGACTACTGCTCATCAACCTCTCAACCTGTTTTCGAGCCTTGTCGCTGGCCAAAGCGTGCAATCGGGCTACCCTCGGC is a genomic window containing:
- a CDS encoding PIN domain-containing protein; translated protein: MKATGSALLDTNVVVAHLRRDPDLTARLAEVTIYLPWVVLGELHYGAQRAQRREEAVTQVRDFLRIAVLLLPDENTAEHYGQLKAELVQAGTLIPDNDLWIAALAREFDLPLATRDRHFTVVPRLKTLSW